AACTTTTGTTTTCTAGTCATCGTCTCTTTCGGTAGCTCCCTCGTTCGACTCTCTAGAGTCGACAATAGCTTTGATGGTATTTCTAATAAAGAACGTCACTGAAGTTGTCTTTTTGATTTGGGCTGACAAGTCCAACAAAATTTAATCCGCCATAATCTCCCCTCAATCGAGTCTTAAGGAAGACTTATGGTAGTGCCGCCGTGGCTCTGCTGCTGAGCGGAGAAAACTGATGAGGGGATTTAATAGAACGACGGAAACCAAAACTAAGGAAGGGATTCATACACTCATTTACTTTGTCTATATGCTTTTAAACAAGCAAAAATGATACTTATGAAGAAAAATAATGGTACTTCTTTAATTCCAATGGATCGTAAGTATTGCAATGGTCACCGCAAGGCCGAACATAAGATTAGAAGACCTGCGGCGAGTTCTAAAAATAGTGTCCTCTAATAGTCATATGAGATAAAAAAAAAACGACGGACAATTGACCATACAAAAACCAAAGATCAAACCAATATAAATCGATGTTGCAACACAATACATACAAAAAAGAAGCTTGAATGTGATTCTACCCGAGAAGCAAGGAAAGAATTGAAAGAATTTTAGGGTTTCTATATAAATTCTATATACATACATACATACATTTTTTTTTTAAAAACGTTTTTATTAATAACTCACACACCTTACATATGTCCGTGAGGTTTGAACCCGTGACCTCAAAGTTGTCCGTTAAACACCTTAACCAACCAAGGCACAGCTCATTGACGTATTCCTTTGCCTATTGTATACGTACATGTATAAGAAAAAAAATTTGGTGCCTCAATGTTTGGTGCCTGAGGCGGCAGCCTCTTCAGCCTCCCCTCAAGTCCGGGCATGGGTCACTGACGAAACAAGGCAGGTGGCGATAGTTATTGGAAGGCCACAAGAGCAGACGAATCAATAAGGTCTGGTAAGACGATATTGAAACTATTGAGAAATATTAAGACGATAACGTATATATTCCTATTGGGCAATATGAATAAAGAGATTCGAACTTTAAATCTCATCTTACATTAGCTAGTTGGTGTAATGGTTTTTTATTAGTCATCAACGTACTCATATATCTATTAGAACAAAGGGGTAGTAAGATATAAATCAATCACAATCAATGCAAGATGTTGTTTGTAACAAATTACAGATCTATACTTAACTTGTAGCAATATAAAAATATGAACACGAATAGGATGACAAAGCAGTATCAATCTTCTTTTAAGATACAACAACATAACACATATAGGATAACAAATAATAACAATCATGTACTATAATTGAACAACATTATCAATCCTAACTAAGAATTCAATTCAAGAGAATGTAGATAAAGAAACCGACTTGTTTAGATGATAGAGGCTTACTTGAAGCAAATCTCCTAAGACAAAAATTCGCCCATACTCTTGTGCACGTAGTTCTTGAACGTCTATCTGGCATGATACAACTATCGAATTCAGTCGCTGCACTTCAACGAAATTCCTAGCAAATTCTACTTTGTGTTTCTCAAAAATAATAAGGGGAGAGAGGAGAGAGGAGAGGTGCTATTATATTACTATATGCTTTGATTTCTCGTCCATATATAGATGACGAATAAAACATCGCAATGGTTCGTTTAACGTTCAAGGTTGCAATGGTTCATTCAAATTCAAACTCTACCAATAAACACATATGTTGTAAGTCGTTTGAATTTAAATCAAAACAAATTGTAAAAAGAAAGTTTATGATTTAGATCGGAAACCTTTGATGTACTTTATTATATGGGTAAAGGTTTGATGGTTTTAATTATTATTATTTTTTGGGTTGGGGGGGAGGGGGTTTTGGTTGACTAGGCAAATGATGTGGTAATTTTTAACGGCCATTTTAGCGGTATAACAGAGGAAATGAACGGAATGACCATTAGAAAGAAAATGGTGACTTCAAGGATCATTTAATTAAAATGAAACCACAAAGGCTGAACGAATGTCAACTTCAAAACAGATGGACTATACAATATTTAACCCTACGGTTAATTTACATAAGCAAATGGAGTAGCCAATGATGTACTCCTTGCTAAATGGTGCTTGTTAGAATGCATAGGATTGAAAACTCTTGATATTATTTTAGGATGTTTAGGCAATTTGGGGTTTAGGTTTTATGTCCCCCCTTGTATTCTGCGGTTTCGTTAATGATTAAGGCATGAAGGCGGCCGCTTAGCCCTTTTTACAAAAAAAAAAAAACGAGTAAAGAAGAAGAAAGAATTTAACCCGCTTTACTGAAAGACAAGTAACCGTTTATCATTACTATACAAACTCTTACCTCACATGCCAATCTTTAAATAAGGAGAAGAAATACATGAAGAAGAAGAAGAAAGAATTTAACCCGCTTTACTTGAAAGACAAGTAACCGCTTTATCATTACTTATACAAAACCTCTTTGACCTCCACATGCCAATTATATACAAACCTTTGACTCACATGCCAATCTTTAATATAAGGAGAAGAAATACATCGTGTGGCAGGGGCGGAGCTAGGATTACAAGGTTACGGGGGTCCAAATAAAAATATTTGTTTGATAATAAGCTACCACTATCTAATGAGAGAATATAAATGAGAAACGGAAAAGAAAATTTTATTATACTCGTTAAGGAATAGATCGACAATGAAAAATAAACAAATAATCATTTCAAGTTTGATCTATTATATACAATATAACACAAAAGGAAAGAATTTGTTGATAATTTTCTAGTAAATATTGAAACAAATATGCAATTTTTTTTAATCTAGGGGGGTTCATTAAGGAATTTGAACAACAATTAAGCTAAAATAAAGGTGACTAATGATGTTTGCTTGGATTGTTTAAGAATGCAGAGGGGGTCCGGACCCTCCCAAGCCTTAACTTGGCTCTGCCCCTGACATGTGGTATCACATATCTCCAACCATCTTAACTATTATTTTGGTTAAATTTGTTGAAAGCTAAATTGAAAGTAGCAAAATATGAAGTTTTGCTCAAGTAGTATAGCTAAACTAAAAAAACAATAGACGTGAGTGCTTAACTTTTAGCCATTTTCTCTCTCCATTCTAGTTAAATTTAGCTAGAGAATTTAGCAATAGCTATTCTGATGGAGTGGTAAATTACTTCAAACCTAGCTAAATTTTTAACTTTACGCTAAGCTAGTCCATTGGAGATAACTCTTAAACTCACTACTAAACAACCTAATAAGAACATATTTAGCAATGCTAACCATTTTTGAGTTAAATTTTAGTCAAATTAACTAAAATGTCATTTTGGCTAACCATTTTAGAAATGTGACTGCATTAATGCTCTCTATTTTAGCTAGCATTACATCAACATTATTCTTCAAATAAAGATTAAATGATTTAAATATATTTATATATCACGTAAAATATTTTACAATGAATGTATTAAATTATAGTTAGCTTTACCTGAGTCATCTCGCTCTCTATATTTAGCTAGCGAGATAGCTAAAAGTCGTAATAGTTACACTTTGGCTAGTCTGCTGGAGCTCCAAAAATATCATAAAAAGCTAAACACTCTCTCTAAAATAACACGCTCTCTAAAATAGCTAAAAGTTAAAATAGAGTGTTAAAGTTGTTCTAATAACTCTTGAACCCACTGCTAAACAATCTAAACGTTGGAGAGTCATCGTACACCATCAATCCGAACCTAGAGTCTATTATAAGTCTATTGACAAGAAATAACATAAATTCAATACTTTTGTATGTATACTTTTTGTTGAGTAACAATACATGATGCACCATTCGGATGACAAGGATCCTGCGGTGACGGGGACAAAAAAATAAAAGACCTCCAAAGTTTGGCAAGGTCAAGATGTGCAGCGCAGGCGAGACCACGCCAGTTCGTAGCGTCGTTGTTTGGTGAAGGGAGAGTAGTTGGGGTTGACTTGGTAATGCCGTGTAAACCTGAACACAAAGTAAGTACAGAACCAAAACAAAAAGAAAGAAAAGAAATATCAGTTAACCAAGCACGATGGCCTGCCCTCCGCCACGCGTCGCCTGTGGGCCCCGCTACGCAAATCCCACTCTATCTGTAGACTCAGTGTAGGTGTCTCTCTCTCTCTCCAAAATATCAGACACAAATCTCTCTCTCTGGAATCTCTCTCTCGTCTCTCAGAGATGGCGATGGTGATGGTGATGGTGATGGTCGCGGTGTTGTCGGAATAAATAGAGCTCTGTGTGTGTGTTAGAACATTTGTGGAAAGAAAAGAGGGGATCTCTCTATTCTTTTCTCTCTTGAGCTCAGCCATATCCATGGCTCCAAGCAAGTCAAATTCTAAGGTAAGCACCTCTCTCTCTCTCTCTCTCTCTCTCTCTCTCTCTACTCTCAATTTTTCGCGTTCAAACATTGTTTTGGAAATCTGGAGTTGTGAATTTTTGTAGTGCTATTTCTGGTTTGCATGTAGCATTTCTAAGGTGCGATCCTGGTTTCTTTTGAATCTTTTCTAGGATTTTGATTCAAGCTTTGTATATTGTGGATACTCCGAGATTTTGGGGGGTGATTCTGTTATTGTAGTGAAAGGACTACTGTTGTATCCGTTATTCTTTACTGATCATGATGATGATCCTCCTGAAACTGGAGGCGTTTTCGCTAATGTGCTGCGAATTCAAATCTTGGCCCTTTTGGATGAGTCCACTAATATTGCCCAGCGTGCTTGTCATCTAATGAAGCTGGTTGAATTTTGTAAGGACTAGGTTTGAGTCTATGAAAGTAGCCGATGACTTACAGATAAGAACTTGAGTTAGACAGGAACCAAAAAGAACGATACTGATGAATCCTCACAAATTAGATAGGTCAGGAAGGTCAATTGTACAAATTCCCATATTCATTTTTGGTGTCATTGTGTCTAGATAATCATTACTTATAAGGAACTCTATGCACTCGAAACATGATTCTTCTGCATATATTTTTGACTTCTTTTTGATCTATTAAGCACATGTGTGTCGCGGACAGATTTGTTGGATTTGTTTTTGTGAATCGTGATGTGCTCTTAATTAAGATTTCTGTGGACAGGGTGATGCAAGTGTTTCATGCCCACAAGAGAATGGTGGTCTCAATTCACTTTCCCTCTTAAGTTCAGAGAAGGCGGTCCAGGAACTTCTAGAGCAATCCACTCTTCAGGAAACAGATGACCACCTCATAGAGTTCTCAGAGGCTATGAGAAGTATGGTCATTTTTCAAAACTCTAGTGCTTTATAGTAATCATCTGAAACTATCTTTCTCACTGTGTGTGTGTGTAACTATAGTTTATATGTTGGTATATATGTATCATTAGATACAATGCTGATATTTCATCCAATTTTCTCTAGCGGTTGCAAAGGCCCTTAGACGAGCTGCCGAAGGAAAGGCTTCTGCACATGCTGAAGCAGCTGAATGGAAGCGCAAATATGAACTGGAGAGGGCGCGCAATCTGCATCTAGAACATAAAGGTTCCTTTTTTTGAATGATTGAACAACATGCATTAATTTTTATATGCTGGTTTTATTCATCATTTATTTTATGTTATAGTTTCTAGTTATGCAATTATCCAATATTTCTGTTCTATTATCATAACTGTTAGAAGCCTTGCATAAGTACTTGAGTTCCATGGGTATTTGTGTCCTATAGTTTTGGTCTGCAATATTTTATATGCGTACTAATCCATCATTCTCTTTACAGCTTCATGTTTCTTCTGAAATTTTCTCTATATCGTGTTGGTCTTTGATCAGTGCCAAAGAAAACCTGCTCACTACTAAGTTGTTGGTCTTGATTTCTTGTTACTTAACCATTCTAGTTGATAATCTAATCTTCATTGCTTCGACCATCTCACTTCATCCAATGTTCATTATTATTTGGCTTCTCGTACTGCTTTTCATTTCATTATGATGACTTATATTTATGAAGTATCCGTATTTTACTGTATGTGTTGTCTATTTAGTAATGATTAAATTGGATCCATGTTAAGAATGGCATTGCCTATATAGAATGCTATTTCATTATGGATCTCAGTTTCATTCCTTAAGACATAAGTAAAGAGGTACTATGGTTGGAGACCCAAGACAAAAACCGGTACTGTACTGGGCTGCACTTCTCGCGTTTCCTGGAAACTATTGGCTTAGTGAGGACAAAAATAAAAGAGAGCAACTAAACAGTGTTACATAGGAATCCTGGTCCATGTTTTCTTGATGTTGGATAGTTTCTGATGCATCTCAGGAGAGACAAAAAATTGATCTCCTTTTTGTAAATAATGGCACTTTATAAATTTTAAACAGTACTTATAGAAACTTTAGGAGAGGACTATATCTTTCATCCAAGATTCATTCAAATAGATAAGATTTCATCCTACTCTCCAAGAGGTGTCCTAGAACAAAAACCTTTACGGATCAAAGAGTAAGTAGTCTACTAATAGTTCTATAAGATAAAGTCGGAGTGAACCTCTGAGTTAGTACCAGTTGCTAGTAACAGTTCATGCCATAAAATAACTTGATGTCTTTATAGTCTTTAAGGATAATCTGACTTTTGATACAGAGGTTTTTGAGTTCTTTCAGATGTTTCTAAATAAGGCCATTCATATAAGTCACAGGAAGAAGATTGGAATGGAAAAATATGATTATTCATCGGAGGATTGGAGCCTTGTATTTTTCGCTATCTCCGTAGCAAGTTGCAATTACAGCAGCCTCAGATCTTTTTATTTTTTTATTTTTTTTATTTCTTCCGTTTCAGTCTTTGTTTGTTCGTAGATGGCATCATCAGAACTCCAGAGTTAAGCTTGCTTGGGTGAGAGTAGTATTAGGATGGGTGTGCCTCGTGTTGCACCCCTCCTTTTTCAATTATTCAAAAAAAAAAAAGCATATCTTCTGACGCTTTTGATGTCGTAAGGTTCTCATATTTATTTTTTTGAACAATATGTTATAAGGTTTTTAAAGCTTTTGGAAAATGTCTTGTTTTAGAGGGTCCCTTGTATCATACAAAATTACACAATTTTCTCAAAGATTTCTTTGTTTTTCTACTTTCGTTTATTATTAGCTGTCCATTTCTTTCCTTTTATTTAGCGTTTATTACGTATGTTCTGAAAAGAAACATTTTGTTCTTAAAAAACTACAAATAGTAACTCACTTTGAGTGGGTGACAATCTTATCGGTCACATTTCTTAGTTACTTCTTGATATGTCTGCAAATAGTCAAAACTGTTGGGTTACTCCTTGGTGTTGTTCTCATGCTAATTAAATTGGACTCATTATCAACAAAGTGGGTATTATTATTAGACTACAACTTTTATGAAAAGCTTCAGAGTTGTTGGACTTGGCGTCCTCTTCGTAATGCAATTAGAACCATAGGAATTATGCTTCCGTGTCTCATCTGCTTGGACATTTGCAGAAAGGAAAATTTCTGAAGGTATTTGCTTTGTCTTAAAACAAATAAAGTCATAGCGATACTTTGATAAAGAACATGCGGAAAGGTTTTAACTGAAGACGGTTCCCTTTTAACCTCTTTGATGAGTCAATATCAAGAAAAGAAAATAAGGTACAGCTTTACTTAATGAGACCGACCACAACAGGAGGCTGTTGCTTAAATCAGACGGTCTTGTATAAAAATGCAAATTGCTGACCGCTAATTAAGGCAGTGTTGTTTAATTTTGGTTGAAGGTGCTACAAGGACCAGATGCTGTTTAACAACTAGGCAGGAAAGGAATTTATAGTAACTGTCATGGATAAGAGTGTTAGTGTAGATTTATTACTGTATTGTGTTCCAACAGTGCATTCATGTGAACTAGTTTCATCACTTTATGATCAAGTGATTGAAGCTAGACACCCCTAATGCCAGAAGTGTCCACTCTGAACACCGCTCACGATAGAAATAATCAAAATTGATTTCGGAAAAGGGGTAAGAGTTTCTGATATTCTTGCCAACTTATTTTGAATGCATTGGCGTTTTTTTGGTTTTAGGTTCATCATCATTTGTCATGGGTAAAGATAGTGTAATATATGATCATGGTAATTGGTTGTATTTGTTGTGATATCGGCCAATTATGTATGTCAAGGAACCCCAAAAGAACACAGCAAACCAAGAGAAACAACCACAGAGATAAGACACAAAGAACACAGATTTAAGGTGGTTCAGCGAAACCTTTGCCTACATCCACCGGCAGAAAACAATCTTCCACTATATTAATAATGGGTACACCAGAAAGAATAAGAAAACACTCTTTTCTCTTCCTATCTCTCTCCTCTCTGCCCTCTCTCACCCTCTAACCGAGAATGGAACACACTTTGCTCTTTGCCTCTGCGATACAAAACCCTAGAGCTGAACCCCTCCTTGTATAGCCATAAGGATCTTCACCAAACAGGAAATCCTATTCCTATTCCTATTAGTGGTAGGCAATAATGCCTCCTTACTTCTCTGTAATCTTGGTTACAGGTATACCATCATCAATAAGGATATCCTTTCCTTATTGGAACACCATAATCCAAGACGAAACATCTTAGGAAAAACACATGGGCTGGAAACCCAACAGTACTTTCTCCGGTATGATTAAATTAGATGCCTATATGGTGATTAGTACAGAGAAGTTTTATTACTGTACATTGTTTAGCATCCAGCAAATATGTTGTGATACTTGATTTATATCCTTCTGTGATTTGACACTTCGAGTTGTGTCGTCATTCCTATAAATCAAAGAATACTATGTTTCATTTCAGATTAGTGTTTTTTCTCCATTTTTGTGCTACTTGTAATTGTTCTGTATGTTACAGGGCCATCACATAGAGAGAGTAACAGGGATGATGAGAGGATAGAGAACTTGGCCAGGAGATCAAATGATCAATCTGAACAATGTTGTGGGAGTAATGGGATATGCTCTCATGAAGTTCTTCGGGATGGTGAATGTGATTCTGATTCAAAATTGCTTCTCCATAAGTTTGCAAGAAAGGTAAGGTGCCTCTTTTTCTACGGTCCATTCACATCTTTGGCTTGTTAAGGTTTACGGTCTCATTCATTGGATCTAATTTGATTTCTGTTAGAACTAGCTATTGATTTGCATTGTAATTTCAGGAACTTTGTCGTTAATCACTATTTCATTATCAATTCAGAGACTGTACTTTTCCCTGCCATGAGCCAATTTCATCATATTTCCAAATTTAAGCTGCATCTATTCCCGTGAAACATATCTTTTAGCCTAATAACAATTTTTGGATAACAAGTCTTGGTTATATTAATCAATAGTACAATATTTATGTTCACACTGCTGCTTCTAATAGTTATATATTTTCATAAGGACCTGTTGGTTTTTCTTTTGTTGCTTTTAGTGCAAAAAATTTTGCACATGTAATCATGGCATTCATGTTTCCACAGGCATCATTCAAACTTTCATGGTGCTGCAAAGGTGACCAGAGTGACCAGCACAAGCATGACATTGTCTCTTTCGAAAGAGGAAACATAACAACTGCAGAGCGCAGTAGTAAACAGGTATAACCTATCATGTTTAGCATTCTGCTTGTAGTTTTCCACTACTCTGTCTTTTGAATGAATTGACATATTTCTGTTAGGCTTACGGTTGAATTGAATGTATCTAATTCACATTTTTTTTTTCCAGATTTCTTTGAAGTGGGAAACTCACCCACAGACTGTGCTTATATTGACAAAACCAAATTCAAATTCTGTTCGAATTCTATGTGCCGAAATGGTCAGGTGTGGATCTTATCCTCTGTCACTTCTAAAATCAGATTTAATTATTTATTTGAATAAGTTGCTTTCGTATGTGTTACCTCAATTCACCATAAGTTCCGGAAGAGGTTTAATCCAAGTCGTCTCTTTCAAAGTGGTGCTTCTTTTAGAGAAAATGCATAGATGCATGCTTCTTTCTTCTCTTTCATCTTTCGTCTTAATGAAACGCTTGTTTTTGAATTGTATTTGTGTTCCAAGTCATTCAACATACTATATTTGAATGTATTATATGCACCTACATTGCGCAAAATGACTATCATTTATATCAAGTCTCGTGCAAATATACGGATAACTAGGGTCTTATAGCTACTTAACCTTCACAATCTTGCAAGCCTACTCTATAACAGAATGTCGGTATGTGTTATTAATTTTCTCAGTCCTCATTTTCTGTTTCCAGATGGTTGAGAGAGCAGAAAGGGTTAGATATTTATGTGGAGCCACGTGTGAGAGGTGAACTTGTAACAGAATCATCATACTACAACTTTGTCCATACATGGAAAGAAGGTGAGTACCACAAAAAGGGTTGCTTCTTTCCTGCTATAAAATGGAAGAATCTCTTTCAGATATGTGATAAATTCCAAGACTTGGTGTCCATGTGCTTTTACTAAATCCTTTGTATACTGTATATTCCCTAATTATTTAATTTTACATGCAAGATGGATCTATGTAGGTGCTCCTTGTCTTTTTTTTTTTTTTTGACTGTTAGAAATTTCTTTCATTGAAAATGGAGTATGAAGTTGCTAGCAGAACATTTGAAAAACAAAAACAATAGAACACGTCAAGGAAAGAAGAAAATCAATCTTAAATAACAGTCTTTGAATCCCTAAAATGAGATTTGGAGTGGGTGTACATGTAATCTTGCTCATGATATTTCATCTAAATACATTTGCCTAATCAATTGTACTTGTTTCATCTAAATGAAGAAACAAGTACAATTAGGCATTTAGTTGTTTTGCTTGTGATTTTGCTATTAACTGTATAAAATTTGATGCTTTGCTTGACAGACACCGAGATTATGCTTCTGCACACAAGAGTTGACCTTGTGGTGACTCTTGGTGGGGATGGAACCGTCCTTTGGGTATGTGTGGATGATTTTTTTATATTTATTTTGATTTTTAATTAATTTTTTTTGGAAAGCTTTAGGTTGACTTTGCTTTTAGAGCATTTGAGTGCTTTGGGTAGGGGAATTTGAAGTTATCATATTCAGAGATGCTACAGTATATGGAGAACATCTGCTTCCTTTTGGTGCTTCATAATATTGTTTCCCTGTCTATATAGAATTATGCTGAGTGATTTGTAGGAATATAATTAGAATGGATATTATTTATAAGTCATATGAACTTCACAGATGGTTGATAAATTGATAGAAGGTTCATCAGCAGAGTCTGATCTAGTACGTTATTTAACTTTTTGCTTGTCCATTGGATGATGTTCTTCATTACTATTATTCCTTTCTTAGGAGACCACTAGAATAGTTTTTAGCAAGACATTATTACTTTTTTTTTCTATCAGTTGTGCAAGTTACTTCAGCTACAAGCTCCATCAAAATTAACTTTCCTGGCTATTTAAGCCTTGGGAACTGAACGCGAGCCTACCTTGGTTTGCAATGTTAAATTGCCCTCTTTTCTTACTTTACAGGCAGCATCCATGTTCAAAGGACCAGTTCCACCTGTTGTGCCGTTTTCTTTAGGGTCTCTGGGATTTATGACTCCATTTCGTATCCTTTCATCATATTCTATGATTGAATTACTTACTAAAAGAACATACACAAACTATTTCTTAAAAATACTCTACACCAGATTTATTCTTAAAAAGAAGAAAAAACAAAAAAGCTCTAATATTGCCTGCCTTAATCTTTTATAACACTTTTCTCTGTTCTCACTATTTCTATGTCTCATAAAGAAGTGATCCTTAACATGATTCAGACAGTGAACGTTACCGGGATTATCTCGATTCACTTTTAAAAGGTCCCATTAGTATCACACTACGACACCGGTTGCAGTGCCATGTTATTAGAGAAGCAGCTAAAAATGAGTACGAAACTGAAGGGCCAATACTTGTTTTAAATGAGGTTACAATTGACCGTGGAATATCATCTTATCTCACAAATTTGGAATGCTATTGTGACAACTCTTTTGTCACGTGCGTCCAAGGTGATGGGCTGATATTATCAACAACATCTGGCAGTACTGCATATTCATTAGCAGCTGGAGGATCAATGGTCCATCCCCAGGTATGTTAACTATATTTTCATCTTGTCCTAGTATGGTTGTTCCTAATGAGAGAAAAAAAATACCTATATATATATATATAGAGGCATTCTCAGGTGCGGACGTTCGCACCGTTTTATGGTGCGGATTTCCGTCCGTTCGACACCGTACGGTGCCGCGCGAGAGCGCGCCTCCACCCCAGCGGACTCCAGCAGCTTCCCCGACCACTTTCCATCCCCGGCGAGTCCGCCGAATTCTAGTTTTCCGGCGAGATCGACTTTATATGAAGTTTTGGGTGTTC
The window above is part of the Fragaria vesca subsp. vesca linkage group LG2, FraVesHawaii_1.0, whole genome shotgun sequence genome. Proteins encoded here:
- the LOC101290724 gene encoding NAD(H) kinase 1-like, giving the protein MAPSKSNSKGDASVSCPQENGGLNSLSLLSSEKAVQELLEQSTLQETDDHLIEFSEAMRTVAKALRRAAEGKASAHAEAAEWKRKYELERARNLHLEHKGPSHRESNRDDERIENLARRSNDQSEQCCGSNGICSHEVLRDGECDSDSKLLLHKFARKASFKLSWCCKGDQSDQHKHDIVSFERGNITTAERSSKQISLKWETHPQTVLILTKPNSNSVRILCAEMVRWLREQKGLDIYVEPRVRGELVTESSYYNFVHTWKEGEYHKKDTEIMLLHTRVDLVVTLGGDGTVLWAASMFKGPVPPVVPFSLGSLGFMTPFHSERYRDYLDSLLKGPISITLRHRLQCHVIREAAKNEYETEGPILVLNEVTIDRGISSYLTNLECYCDNSFVTCVQGDGLILSTTSGSTAYSLAAGGSMVHPQVPGILFTPICPHSLSFRPLILPEYVTLRVQVPYNSRSHAWASFDGKDRKRLAAGDALVCSMAPWPVPTACQVDSTNDFLTSIHDGLHWNLRKTQSFDGPRDI